The following proteins are co-located in the Triticum aestivum cultivar Chinese Spring chromosome 1A, IWGSC CS RefSeq v2.1, whole genome shotgun sequence genome:
- the LOC123185594 gene encoding rust resistance kinase Lr10-like isoform X1, whose product MGNPGAFHHSITLQSFTVFSLVAVFVADHHVQGGDDGCSLFSCGHLRDISYPFRRRGDPRECGVEEYELGCTSSKATIRINTGTYYVTAINYTGSYFWVMDPNFNTSSSCPHPLWNHVPYVADYGIGSISPHGFRYLATQSYDRACFANCSRAVMNKSAYKPVACQSAKNSHVYVWVSNYAHCAVEDLEPYCGYLGEIPFGDEYSSDWGQLQNASYADITQFISKGFTVKFPVDANARKASVFRTINLCRNNTISYFKEQISDASIVSWTRAFFWSEMHFYQCVTYKSNNPYYTTQSILVVIAILSAIAIPKFLFVLCRFLLALLAVWIFLAYKYMKTRIIIDAVEKFLRIQQMIGPMRYSYTDIVAVTSHFRDKLGQGGYGSVYKGVLLPGDVHVAVKMLEGNSNCNGEDFISEVSTIGRIHHINVVRLVGFCSEEMRRALVYEYMPHGSLDKYIFSVEKSFSWDKLNEIALGIARGVNYLHQGCDMQILHFDIKPHNILLDSNFVPKVADFGLAKLYPRGDSFVPLSAMRGTVGYIAPEMISRSFGVISSKSDVYSFGMLLLEMAGGRRNADPNMGSSSQAYYPSWVYDRLTREEAGEISVVAADMHELEKKLCIVGLWCIQMRSRDRPTMSEVIEILEAGADGLQMPSRPFFCDEGHIHVEDSYQFASELSAVSEEELSVVSEEDDV is encoded by the exons ATGGGGAACCCTGGTGCATTTCATCATTCCATTACCCTACAATCCTTCACTGTCTTCTCCCTTGTTGCTGTTTTTGTAGCAGATCATCATGTCCAGGGAGGAGATGATGGATGCTCACTTTTCTCCTGTGGACATCTCCGAGACATATCATATCCTTTCCGTCGGCGAGGTGATCCTCGTGAGTGCGGTGTTGAAGAATACGAGCTGGGTTGCACCAGTAGCAAGGCTACGATTCGCATCAACACAGGAACATACTATGTGACTGCCATCAACTACACTGGTTCCTACTTCTGGGTCATGGATCCTAACTTCAATACCAGTAGCAGCTGCCCTCATCCACTGTGGAATCATGTTCCTTACGTTGCAGACTACGGAATTGGTTCAATTTCACCACATGGCTTTCGGTATTTGGCCACTCAAAGTTATGACAGAGCATGTTTTGCTAATTGTTCAAGAGCAGTAATGAATAAAAGTGCATACAAGCCTGTTGCTTGCCAGAGTGCCAAAAATTCACATGTTTATGTCTGGGTGTCTAATTACGCACATTGTGCGGTTGAAGATCTTGAACCTTACTGTGGATACCTGGGAGAGATTCCATTTGGTGACGAGTACTCCTCTGATTGGGGACAGCTACAGAATGCAAGTTATGCAGATATCACACAATTCATAAGTAAGGGGTTTACTGTCAAATTTCCTGTGGATGCCAATGCCAGGAAGGCTTCTGTCTTTAGGACCATCAATTTATGCCGCAACAATACAATCAG CTACTTCAAGGAGCAAATATCTGATGCAAGCATCGTGAGTTGGACTCGTGCTTTCTTCTGGAGTGAGATGCACTTCTATCAATGTGTGACTTATAAATCCAACAATCCCTACTATACAACACAATCAATTTTGGTTGTTATAGCCATATTATCTGCTATTGCTATCCCCAAGTTCCTTTTCG TACTATGCAGGTTCTTGTTGGCACTCCTGGCTGTGTGGATATTCCTAGCCTACAAGTACATGAAAACAAGGATCATAATTGATGCAGTTGAGAAGTTCCTCAGGATTCAACAAATGATTGGCCCCATGAGGTACTCCTACACAGATATAGTTGCAGTCACAAGCCATTTCAGAGATAAATTGGGCCAAGGGGGCTACGGCTCCGTGTACAAGGGCGTGCTACTTCCAGGTGATGTCCATGTTGCTGTGAAGATGCTAGAGGGCAACTCAAACTGCAATGGAGAAGATTTCATTAGCGAGGTTTCCACCATCGGCAGGATCCACCACATCAACGTGGTGCGTTTAGTGGGGTTCTGCTCGGAGGAAATGAGAAGGGCCCTAGTCTACGAGTACATGCCCCATGGTTCTCTGGACAAGTACATCTTCTCTGTTGAGAAGAGCTTCTCTTGGGACAAGCTCAACGAGATCGCTCTAGGCATTGCCAGGGGGGTCAACTACCTACACCAGGGGTGCGACATGCAGATTCTGCACTTTGACATCAAGCCGCACAACATCCTTCTCGACAGCAATTTCGTCCCAAAGGTCGCCGATTTCGGGCTCGCCAAACTGTACCCGAGGGGCGACAGTTTCGTGCCACTGAGCGCCATGCGGGGAACCGTCGGTTACATAGCACCTGAGATGATATCCCGGAGCTTCGGCGTCATATCCAGCAAGTCCGATGTGTACAGCTTCGGGATGTTGCTGCTGGAGATGGCCGGTGGGAGAAGAAATGCTGATCCAAACATGGGGTCCTCAAGCCAGGCGTACTACCCTTCATGGGTGTACGACCGGCTGACTCGGGAAGAAGCAGGCGAGATATCTGTTGTTGCTGCTGACATGCATGAGCTGGAGAAGAAGCTATGCATTGTCGGATTGTGGTGTATTCAGATGAGATCTCGTGATCGGCCGACGATGAGCGAGGTCATCGAGATCCTGGAGGCTGGGGCTGACGGCCTACAGATGCCTTCGAGGCCGTTTTTCTGCGACGAAGGGCACATCCATGTGGAGGACTCTTACCAGTTCGCTTCCGAGCTGTCGGCGGTCTCGGAGGAGGAATTGAGTGTGGTGTCAGAGGAAGACGACGTGTGA
- the LOC123185594 gene encoding rust resistance kinase Lr10-like isoform X2 → MDPNFNTSSSCPHPLWNHVPYVADYGIGSISPHGFRYLATQSYDRACFANCSRAVMNKSAYKPVACQSAKNSHVYVWVSNYAHCAVEDLEPYCGYLGEIPFGDEYSSDWGQLQNASYADITQFISKGFTVKFPVDANARKASVFRTINLCRNNTISYFKEQISDASIVSWTRAFFWSEMHFYQCVTYKSNNPYYTTQSILVVIAILSAIAIPKFLFVLCRFLLALLAVWIFLAYKYMKTRIIIDAVEKFLRIQQMIGPMRYSYTDIVAVTSHFRDKLGQGGYGSVYKGVLLPGDVHVAVKMLEGNSNCNGEDFISEVSTIGRIHHINVVRLVGFCSEEMRRALVYEYMPHGSLDKYIFSVEKSFSWDKLNEIALGIARGVNYLHQGCDMQILHFDIKPHNILLDSNFVPKVADFGLAKLYPRGDSFVPLSAMRGTVGYIAPEMISRSFGVISSKSDVYSFGMLLLEMAGGRRNADPNMGSSSQAYYPSWVYDRLTREEAGEISVVAADMHELEKKLCIVGLWCIQMRSRDRPTMSEVIEILEAGADGLQMPSRPFFCDEGHIHVEDSYQFASELSAVSEEELSVVSEEDDV, encoded by the exons ATGGATCCTAACTTCAATACCAGTAGCAGCTGCCCTCATCCACTGTGGAATCATGTTCCTTACGTTGCAGACTACGGAATTGGTTCAATTTCACCACATGGCTTTCGGTATTTGGCCACTCAAAGTTATGACAGAGCATGTTTTGCTAATTGTTCAAGAGCAGTAATGAATAAAAGTGCATACAAGCCTGTTGCTTGCCAGAGTGCCAAAAATTCACATGTTTATGTCTGGGTGTCTAATTACGCACATTGTGCGGTTGAAGATCTTGAACCTTACTGTGGATACCTGGGAGAGATTCCATTTGGTGACGAGTACTCCTCTGATTGGGGACAGCTACAGAATGCAAGTTATGCAGATATCACACAATTCATAAGTAAGGGGTTTACTGTCAAATTTCCTGTGGATGCCAATGCCAGGAAGGCTTCTGTCTTTAGGACCATCAATTTATGCCGCAACAATACAATCAG CTACTTCAAGGAGCAAATATCTGATGCAAGCATCGTGAGTTGGACTCGTGCTTTCTTCTGGAGTGAGATGCACTTCTATCAATGTGTGACTTATAAATCCAACAATCCCTACTATACAACACAATCAATTTTGGTTGTTATAGCCATATTATCTGCTATTGCTATCCCCAAGTTCCTTTTCG TACTATGCAGGTTCTTGTTGGCACTCCTGGCTGTGTGGATATTCCTAGCCTACAAGTACATGAAAACAAGGATCATAATTGATGCAGTTGAGAAGTTCCTCAGGATTCAACAAATGATTGGCCCCATGAGGTACTCCTACACAGATATAGTTGCAGTCACAAGCCATTTCAGAGATAAATTGGGCCAAGGGGGCTACGGCTCCGTGTACAAGGGCGTGCTACTTCCAGGTGATGTCCATGTTGCTGTGAAGATGCTAGAGGGCAACTCAAACTGCAATGGAGAAGATTTCATTAGCGAGGTTTCCACCATCGGCAGGATCCACCACATCAACGTGGTGCGTTTAGTGGGGTTCTGCTCGGAGGAAATGAGAAGGGCCCTAGTCTACGAGTACATGCCCCATGGTTCTCTGGACAAGTACATCTTCTCTGTTGAGAAGAGCTTCTCTTGGGACAAGCTCAACGAGATCGCTCTAGGCATTGCCAGGGGGGTCAACTACCTACACCAGGGGTGCGACATGCAGATTCTGCACTTTGACATCAAGCCGCACAACATCCTTCTCGACAGCAATTTCGTCCCAAAGGTCGCCGATTTCGGGCTCGCCAAACTGTACCCGAGGGGCGACAGTTTCGTGCCACTGAGCGCCATGCGGGGAACCGTCGGTTACATAGCACCTGAGATGATATCCCGGAGCTTCGGCGTCATATCCAGCAAGTCCGATGTGTACAGCTTCGGGATGTTGCTGCTGGAGATGGCCGGTGGGAGAAGAAATGCTGATCCAAACATGGGGTCCTCAAGCCAGGCGTACTACCCTTCATGGGTGTACGACCGGCTGACTCGGGAAGAAGCAGGCGAGATATCTGTTGTTGCTGCTGACATGCATGAGCTGGAGAAGAAGCTATGCATTGTCGGATTGTGGTGTATTCAGATGAGATCTCGTGATCGGCCGACGATGAGCGAGGTCATCGAGATCCTGGAGGCTGGGGCTGACGGCCTACAGATGCCTTCGAGGCCGTTTTTCTGCGACGAAGGGCACATCCATGTGGAGGACTCTTACCAGTTCGCTTCCGAGCTGTCGGCGGTCTCGGAGGAGGAATTGAGTGTGGTGTCAGAGGAAGACGACGTGTGA
- the LOC123185612 gene encoding rust resistance kinase Lr10-like isoform X1 yields the protein MSKLLAIALLLLPLINQGIYLATAWDDQDFFKYCPPSQCSQHGPEVRFPFCLESSNKSSSSCGCAGRSIRKLACSRQDTILFHPVLGLYNVSAIDYINSSMKIIPLVDPCLVLQQKLVISRSSSSPQVDVINDEMPSFYDYFFDSSSSTIVHCSREFTPAAAHADSIAGPVSCLSNTTHFFYLVNSYEDMSILPLDCKVVPLSDRGGISLPYIKDQMFQNFTETAKKILTFAETAVSWYVGDCRRCELSGRRCAFSSQRDREFCMPDPHGSHIKVIAATSSMAAFVFLLVTVATALYVSLKTRYNEEIHLKVEMFLKTYGTSKPTRYTFSEVKKIARRFKEKVGQGGFGSVYKGELPNGVPVAVKMLENSTGEGEAFINEVATIGLIHHANIVRLLGFCSEGMRRALIYEFMPNESLEKYIFSDDPNIFQNLLVPDKLLDIALGIARGMEYLHQGCNQRILHFDIKPHNILLDYNFNPKISDFGLAKLCARDQSIVTLTAARGTMGYIAPELYSRNFGGVSYKSDVYSFGMLVLEMVSGRRNADPRIGSQDDVYLPEWIYDKVINGEELALTLETTQEEKEKVRKLAMVALWCIQWNPRNRPSMTKVVNMLTGRLQSLQMPPKPFVSSENELMP from the exons ATGAGTAAATTACTTGCCATAGCGCTCCTGCTGCTGCCTCTCATCAACCAAGGAATCTACTTGGCCACGGCATGGGATGATCAAGATTTCTTCAAATACTGCCCACCGTCCCAGTGCAGCCAACATGGCCCAGAGGTCAGGTTTCCTTTCTGCCTTGAATCCAGCAATAAATCGTCATCATCATGTGGATGTGCTGGCAGATCAATCAGGAAGTTAGCATGCTCTAGGCAAGACACCATCCTTTTTCACCCAGTTCTTGGCCTATACAATGTCAGCGCCATAGATTACATAAATTCTTCCATGAAGATCATCCCGCTTGTAGACCCCTGTTTGGTGCTACAGCAGAAGCTCGTCATCTCCAGAAGCTCGTCATCTCCACAGGTTGATGTTATCAACGATGAGATGCCAAGTTTTTATGACTATTTCTTTGATAGTTCATCTTCAACCATAGTACACTGTTCAAGAGAGTTCACACCTGCTGCTGCCCATGCCGATAGCATTGCAGGCCCAGTCTCCTGCCTTAGCAACACAACCCACTTCTTTTATTTGGTGAATAGTTATGAAGACATGTCTATTCTTCCGTTGGACTGCAAGGTCGTCCCACTCTCAGATCGAGGTGGCATCTCGTTACCATATATTAAAGACCAAATGTTCCAGAACTTCACGGAAACCGCAAAAAAAATCCTCACTTTTGCTGAGACGGCAGTGTCTTGGTATGTGGGAGACTGCAGACGATGTGAGCTCAGTGGGCGACGCTGCGCATTCAGCTCACAAAGGGATAGAGAATTCTGCATGCCTGACCCTCATG GTTCACATATCAAAGTCATTGCAG CTACATCATCGATGGCCGCATTTGTCTTTCTTTTGGTGACAGTGGCCACTGCACTTTATGTTTCACTCAAGACAAGATATAATGAGGAGATACATTTGAAGGTTGAAATGTTCCTCAAGACATATGGAACATCAAAGCCCACGAGGTACACATTCTCTGAAGTTAAGAAGATAGCAAGACGGTTCAAGGAAAAGGTGGGGCAGGGTGGATTTGGAAGTGTATACAAAGGCGAGCTACCAAATGGAGTGCCCGTGGCAGTCAAGATGCTAGAGAACTCTACAGGAGAGGGAGAagcattcatcaatgaagttgcaACCATCGGACTAATCCACCATGCCAATATTGTCCGCCTCCTGGGATTTTGTTCCGAAGGAATGAGGCGGGCTCTTATTTATGAATTCATGCCTAACGAGTCACTAGAGAAATACATATTCTCTGATGACCCTAACATTTTTCAGAATCTTCTAGTACCAGACAAGCTGCTAGATATTGCTTTAGGCATCGCCAGAGGAATGGAGTACTTGCATCAAGGGTGCAACCAGCGCATCCTCCACTTTGACATCAAGCCTCACAATATCTTGCTGGATTACAACTTCAATCCAAAGATCTCAGACTTTGGCCTTGCAAAGTTGTGCGCGAGGGACCAAAGCATCGTCACCTTAACTGCAGCAAGAGGCACGATGGGCTACATTGCACCAGAGCTATACTCTCGGAACTTTGGAGGAGTTTCGTACAAGTCAGACGTGTACAGTTTCGGCATGCTGGTGCTAGAAATGGTGAGCGGAAGGAGGAACGCGGACCCAAGAATCGGGAGCCAGGACGATGTTTACCTCCCTGAGTGGATCTATGATAAAGTGATCAATGGGGAGGAGTTGGCGCTTACTTTGGAAACGACTCAAGAAGAGAAAGAGAAGGTGAGGAAGCTGGCTATGGTGGCACTGTGGTGTATCCAGTGGAACCCGAGAAACCGGCCGTCGATGACAAAGGTCGTTAACATGTTAACGGGGAGGTTGCAGAGTCTGCAGATGCCCCCGAAGCCCTTCGTCTCATCTGAAAATGAACTCATGCCATAA
- the LOC123185612 gene encoding rust resistance kinase Lr10-like isoform X2, with product MSKLLAIALLLLPLINQGIYLATAWDDQDFFKYCPPSQCSQHGPEVRFPFCLESSNKSSSSCGCAGRSIRKLACSRQDTILFHPVLGLYNVSAIDYINSSMKIIPLVDPCLVLQQKLVISRSSSSPQVDVINDEMPSFYDYFFDSSSSTIVHCSREFTPAAAHADSIAGPVSCLSNTTHFFYLVNSYEDMSILPLDCKVVPLSDRGGISLPYIKDQMFQNFTETAKKILTFAETAVSWYVGDCRRCELSGRRCAFSSQRDREFCMPDPHGSHIKVIAVATALYVSLKTRYNEEIHLKVEMFLKTYGTSKPTRYTFSEVKKIARRFKEKVGQGGFGSVYKGELPNGVPVAVKMLENSTGEGEAFINEVATIGLIHHANIVRLLGFCSEGMRRALIYEFMPNESLEKYIFSDDPNIFQNLLVPDKLLDIALGIARGMEYLHQGCNQRILHFDIKPHNILLDYNFNPKISDFGLAKLCARDQSIVTLTAARGTMGYIAPELYSRNFGGVSYKSDVYSFGMLVLEMVSGRRNADPRIGSQDDVYLPEWIYDKVINGEELALTLETTQEEKEKVRKLAMVALWCIQWNPRNRPSMTKVVNMLTGRLQSLQMPPKPFVSSENELMP from the exons ATGAGTAAATTACTTGCCATAGCGCTCCTGCTGCTGCCTCTCATCAACCAAGGAATCTACTTGGCCACGGCATGGGATGATCAAGATTTCTTCAAATACTGCCCACCGTCCCAGTGCAGCCAACATGGCCCAGAGGTCAGGTTTCCTTTCTGCCTTGAATCCAGCAATAAATCGTCATCATCATGTGGATGTGCTGGCAGATCAATCAGGAAGTTAGCATGCTCTAGGCAAGACACCATCCTTTTTCACCCAGTTCTTGGCCTATACAATGTCAGCGCCATAGATTACATAAATTCTTCCATGAAGATCATCCCGCTTGTAGACCCCTGTTTGGTGCTACAGCAGAAGCTCGTCATCTCCAGAAGCTCGTCATCTCCACAGGTTGATGTTATCAACGATGAGATGCCAAGTTTTTATGACTATTTCTTTGATAGTTCATCTTCAACCATAGTACACTGTTCAAGAGAGTTCACACCTGCTGCTGCCCATGCCGATAGCATTGCAGGCCCAGTCTCCTGCCTTAGCAACACAACCCACTTCTTTTATTTGGTGAATAGTTATGAAGACATGTCTATTCTTCCGTTGGACTGCAAGGTCGTCCCACTCTCAGATCGAGGTGGCATCTCGTTACCATATATTAAAGACCAAATGTTCCAGAACTTCACGGAAACCGCAAAAAAAATCCTCACTTTTGCTGAGACGGCAGTGTCTTGGTATGTGGGAGACTGCAGACGATGTGAGCTCAGTGGGCGACGCTGCGCATTCAGCTCACAAAGGGATAGAGAATTCTGCATGCCTGACCCTCATG GTTCACATATCAAAGTCATTGCAG TGGCCACTGCACTTTATGTTTCACTCAAGACAAGATATAATGAGGAGATACATTTGAAGGTTGAAATGTTCCTCAAGACATATGGAACATCAAAGCCCACGAGGTACACATTCTCTGAAGTTAAGAAGATAGCAAGACGGTTCAAGGAAAAGGTGGGGCAGGGTGGATTTGGAAGTGTATACAAAGGCGAGCTACCAAATGGAGTGCCCGTGGCAGTCAAGATGCTAGAGAACTCTACAGGAGAGGGAGAagcattcatcaatgaagttgcaACCATCGGACTAATCCACCATGCCAATATTGTCCGCCTCCTGGGATTTTGTTCCGAAGGAATGAGGCGGGCTCTTATTTATGAATTCATGCCTAACGAGTCACTAGAGAAATACATATTCTCTGATGACCCTAACATTTTTCAGAATCTTCTAGTACCAGACAAGCTGCTAGATATTGCTTTAGGCATCGCCAGAGGAATGGAGTACTTGCATCAAGGGTGCAACCAGCGCATCCTCCACTTTGACATCAAGCCTCACAATATCTTGCTGGATTACAACTTCAATCCAAAGATCTCAGACTTTGGCCTTGCAAAGTTGTGCGCGAGGGACCAAAGCATCGTCACCTTAACTGCAGCAAGAGGCACGATGGGCTACATTGCACCAGAGCTATACTCTCGGAACTTTGGAGGAGTTTCGTACAAGTCAGACGTGTACAGTTTCGGCATGCTGGTGCTAGAAATGGTGAGCGGAAGGAGGAACGCGGACCCAAGAATCGGGAGCCAGGACGATGTTTACCTCCCTGAGTGGATCTATGATAAAGTGATCAATGGGGAGGAGTTGGCGCTTACTTTGGAAACGACTCAAGAAGAGAAAGAGAAGGTGAGGAAGCTGGCTATGGTGGCACTGTGGTGTATCCAGTGGAACCCGAGAAACCGGCCGTCGATGACAAAGGTCGTTAACATGTTAACGGGGAGGTTGCAGAGTCTGCAGATGCCCCCGAAGCCCTTCGTCTCATCTGAAAATGAACTCATGCCATAA
- the LOC123068366 gene encoding protein trichome birefringence-like 8 produces MRARDVPVPSILLILFALSVVVTQAPFFRARRLISDAGGGRATACTKDAATCGCDYSDGKWARSRSTDAMPYGEDCPFLDPGFRCVQNGRNDSSFRHWRWQPRRGSCHLPKFNATDMLERSRNGRIVFVGDSIGRNQWESMLCMLAASTPAGSRIYEQFGKPLSRHKGYLSMVFADYNLSVEYYRAPMLVMVDRLPPASDGAIKRAIRLDALPRHAARWAGADVLILNTGHWWNLHKTIKSGNYFMVGNRFNMTTDIKEAFRRSLHTVKDWALTNPRLSKSSYIFFRSYSPSHYGNGTWDTGGSCADQWDPLTRITSESDQQEHLWINTMMSSVARSMRRRHGMNKDAVFLNITYMTGLRRDGHPSRHREPETPSDAPEDCSHWCLPGVPDMWNQMMYGHLVSMGFDMRSIKR; encoded by the exons ATGCGTGCTAGAGATGTTCCAGTCCCCTCCATTTTGCTCATCCTCTTCGCGCTCTCCGTCGTCGTCACGCAGGCGCCCTTCTTCCGGGCTCGGCGCCTGATTAGCGATGCCGGCGGTGGCCGCGCTACGGCTTGCACCAAGGACGCCGCCACCTGTGGCTGCGATTACTCTGATGGGAAATGGGCGAGGAGCCGCTCCACTGATGCTATGCCATACGGGGAGGACTGCCCGTTCCTCGACCCCGGCTTCCGCTGTGTGCAAAATGGGCGGAATGACTCCTCCTTCCGCCACTGGCGTTGGCAACCTCGCCGCGGCAGCTGCCACCTCCCTAA GTTCAATGCGACGGATATGCTGGAGAGGAGCCGGAACGGCCGGATCGTGTTCGTCGGTGACTCCATTGGCCGCAACCAGTGGGAGTCCATGTTGTGCATGCTCGCCGCCTCCACGCCGGCCGGTTCGAGGATATATGAGCAGTTCGGGAAGCCTCTGAGCCGGCACAAAGGCTATCTATCCATGGTCTTTGCGGACTACAACCTCTCCGTGGAGTACTACCGTGCACCCATGCTTGTCATGGTTGATCGCCTCCCTCCGGCGAGCGATGGTGCCATCAAGAGGGCCATCCGGCTTGACGCACTGCCGCGGCATGCTGCCCGCTGGGCTGGCGCTGACGTGCTCATCCTCAACACGGGCCACTGGTGGAACCTGCACAAGACCATAAAATC GGGAAACTATTTCATGGTGGGCAATCGGTTCAACATGACAACGGACATTAAGGAAGCATTCCGACGGTCTCTCCACACGGTGAAAGATTGGGCACTAACCAATCCACGACTCTCCAAGAGCAGCTACATCTTCTTTAGGAGCTATTCTCCATCGCACTATGGCAACGGGACATGGGACACAGGTGGCTCTTGCGCGGACCAATGGGATCCACTAACGAGGATTACCAGTGAGAGTGACCAGCAGGAGCACTTGTGGATCAACACAATGATGTCAAGTGTGGCACGGAGCATGAGGAGACGACATGGGATGAACAAGGACGCCGTCTTCTTGAACATAACGTACATGACGGGCTTGAGGAGGGACGGACACCCGTCGCGGCACCGGGAGCCCGAGACGCCATCGGATGCCCCAGAGGATTGCAGCCACTGGTGCCTGCCGGGTGTGCCGGACATGTGGAACCAGATGATGTATGGGCACCTCGTGTCCATGGGATTCGACATGAGGTCAATTAAAAGATAG